Proteins encoded in a region of the Fusarium falciforme chromosome 6, complete sequence genome:
- a CDS encoding AAA domain-containing protein — translation MDGNKGYLGETVIFGKFLYQWEGEEFIIYLVDGRDGSEPYPEVKNYYILTANAYKADQLVLTVGSWGSDLHNQVWVFDQGLFEKDRELWESAQKSTWDAVILDEDMKKSLINDHISFFESRQTYFLNEVDGLKENDGIFIIASTNHLELLDHGISKRLSRFDRKYYFPDLNIDQREAYCRFWQEKLKPNKDIEFPDKLCRAIAEITDKFSFAYIQEAFVATLLAIARRSKAKPTVGTSVEAWVLVGDDFGSTTVLDKGDLEQLELWVEIKKQVKFLREGIEDENDA, via the exons ATGGATGGTAATAAGGGATACCTAGGCGAGACGGTTATCTTCGGCAAATTCCTCTACCAgtgggagggagaggaatTCATCATCTACCTAGTCGACGGCCGGGATGGGTCGGAACCCTACCCGGAGGTGAAGaactattatattcttacgGCTAATGCCTACAAAGCTGATCAACTTGTACTTACCGTCGGGTCATGGGGAAGCGACCTGCACAACCAAGTGTGGGTTTTTGACCAGGGCCTTTTTGAGAAAGATCGCGAGCTGTGGGAGAGTGCGCAGAAATCAACATGGGACGCCGTCATCCTAGACGAGGATATGAAGAAGTCGCTCATCAACGACCACATCTCCTTCTTCGAGTCGAGGCAGAC CTACTTCTTGAACGAGGTTGACGGCCTTAAGGAGAACGATGGAATTTTCATCATCGCTAGCACTAACCATTTGGAACTCTTAGACCACGGAATCTCG AAACGCCTATCTCGGTTCGACCGAAAGTATTACTTCCCCGACCTAAATATTGACCAGCGAGAGGCATATTGCCGCTTCTGgcaggagaagctcaaacCCAATAAGGACATCGAGTTCCCGGACAAGCTGTGCAGGGCCATCGCTGAGATCACGGACAAGTTCAGCTTTGCCTACATCCAAGAGGCGTTTGTGGCCACGCTGCTAGCCATCGCCCGGCGGTCAAAGGCCAAGCCAACAGTCGGAACCTCCGTAGAGGCTTGGGTGTTGGTGGGCGATGATTTTGGCTCTACCACAGTCTTGGATAAAGGCGACCTGGAACAACTGGAGCTCTGGGTCGAAATCAAGAAGCAGGTTAAGTTCCTCCGCGAGGGCATAGAGGACGAAAATGACGCATAA
- a CDS encoding FAD-binding-3 domain-containing protein, which translates to MSAHQAATTNGTAAKPLKVLIAGAGIGGLSAAIALRAAGHDVEVIKIFESSRFAAELGAAIHLPPNVNGVLRRFGLKPETWGANETEWVSITGRSSRPFCATFYKKKLRYNRKNVSGIKEQYRWPWQLSHRVDLHEALKVTAMSPDLSGNPAKLHLRSRVVSCDPSKGTITLEGGHIHKGDLIIAADGVHSTLRPIISSENIPTFPSGGCAFRFLVPIAKAKANPVTAPLVDRTGDFQIWEGKNRRLVIYPCRDNTELNFVCLHPDGESQDSTEGWNNASTTEHVLDVFDEYCQPMKTLLSMADPSTIKLWRLWDRRALNTWVCDSAALLGDAAHPFLPHQGQGGAQAIEDGAALGALFPLGTTPSEVPGCLKLYMKARYERATMVQNFSRQMAFQTSDEDEVGGFSMNPMEFSAKNFDHDAFKHAQQLLG; encoded by the exons ATGTCTGCTCATCAGGCCGCTACAACCAATGGAACAGCGGCCAAGCCGCTCAAGGTCTTGATCGCCGGTGCTGGAATCGGAGGCCTTTCCGCTGCCATAGCTCTGCGCGCGGCAGGGCATGACGTAGAGGTAATCAAA ATTTTCGAGTCCAGTCGCTTTGCGGCTGAGCTTGGGGCTGCAATCCACCTCCCACCCAATGTCAATGGTGTGTTGCGACGCTTTGGTTTAAAGCCCGAAACCTGGGGAGCCAACGAGACAGAATGGGTAAGTATTACTGGCCGGAGCTCCCGCCCATTCTGTGCGACATTCTacaaaaaaaagctaagatataa TCGGAAGAATGTGTCAGGTATCAAAGAGCAATATCGCTGG CCATGGCAGCTTAGCCACCGCGTTGATCTGCATGAGGCTCTCAAAGTAACTGCAATGTCACCCGACCTTTCGGGGAATCCCGCAAAGCTCCACTTGCGAAGCAGAGTCGTTTCCTGCGATCCTTCCAAGGGAACAATCACGCTCGAAGGTGGACATATCCATAAGGGTGATCTCATTATAGCAGCTGATGGCGTCCAT TCGACACTTCGTCCAATCATTAGTAGTGAAAACATTCCTACCTTTCCGTCGGGTGGATGCGCTTTTCGGTTTCTGGTGCCAATTGccaaagccaaagccaaCCCGGTCACTGCTCCTCTGGTGGACAGAACCGGCGATTTCCAAATTTGGGAAGGAAAGAATCGTAGACTGGTTATATACCCTTGCCG AGATAATACTGAACTCAACTTCGTCTGTCTCCACCCAGACGGCGAAAGCCAAGACAGTACTGAAG GCTGGAACAACGCCTCTACAACCGAACATGTGCTTGACGTATTCGATGAGTATTGTCAGCCAATGAAGACACTTTTGAGCATGGCAGACCCCTCAACTATAAAGCTCTGGAGACTGTGGGACCGAAGAGCTCTGAATACTTGGGTCTGTGACTCTGCAGCTCTGCTTGGCGATGCCGCACATCCATTCCTGCctcaccaaggtcaaggtggtGCTCAAGCTATTGAGGATGGAGCAGCCTTGGGTGCTCTGTTTCCTCTTGGTACCACGCCTTCAGAGGTCCCTGGGTGCTTGAAACTCTACATGAAAGCAAGATACGAGAGAGCTACTATGGTTCAAAACTTTTCTCGACAGATGGCATTCCAGACGAGTGATGAAGACGAGGTTGGTGGGTTCAGTATGAATCCGATGGAGTTTTCAGCCAAGAACTTTGATCATGATGCTTTTAAGCATGCACAGCAGCTTCTCGGTTAG
- a CDS encoding MFS domain-containing protein produces MASGMDPDKSISTCHVEDTAPAAESADHRPAPGTIKLFEDDGDVILIPTPTTDPRDPLNLPSWRKIVLVVNVSVFAATATLMASSFGAILPQVQASYGGDPRTHDLVTYPALFIGIGNFIFVPVAHAVGRRPIYLFSLVLLVACCIWCAFSKSLTSHIAGRNIMSLAAGQAEALCPIMVQEVYYLHERGSKIAWFCAAQVLGTACLTVASSYLAANLGWRWWYGIFGIINGLCLVSAAIIVPETRFARSKASIISPTNGSSKPGENAAEHATVTASRRPPIDYENYPARTFAYDVALFHNKPRWQDAIDCWKQMIQVILFPNILWLVLCSGAFLGIFVIFGAVFAGVLLQPPYEFKAEYLGFVFAGQVVVSMVVVPAQGYLSDYVVKTLSKRNKGVTEPEYRLIPLILPFVVGIISTVIFGQACKHPYDWHWSAIVVTFNSEFFGFVGIVVASFTFAIDSYPARSDAILVVLCFARGVISFGLSYGSLEFIERVGYDGAFNICAIILGVLGILGIPVYIFGKKVRQITQPWATGKSQ; encoded by the exons ATGGCCTCTGGCATGGATCCCGATAAGTCCATCTCGACTTGTCATGTCGAGGATACAGCTCCAGCTGCTGAGTCGGCAGATCACCGCCCTGCTCCCGGAACCATCAAGTTATTCGAGGACGATGGAGACGTCATTCTCATCCCGACACCTACTACGGACCCTCGCGATCCTCTCAATCTTCCGTCGTGGCGCAAGATTGTACTCGTTGTCAACGTCTCTGTCTTTGCAGCTACTGCCACCCTCATGGCATCTTCCTTCGGCGCAATCCTGCCCCAAGTTCAAGCCAGCTACGGTGGTGATCCTCGGACCCACGACCTGGTCACTTACCCTGCCCTTTTTATTGGCATCGGTAACTTCATTTTTGTTCCAGTAGCGCACGCTGTTGGTCGCCGGCCTATCTACCTGTTTTCCCTTGTGCTGCTCGTCGCTTGCTGTATCTGGTGTGCCTTCAGCAAAAGCTTAACGTCGCACATTGCCGGTCGTAACATCATGAGTCTGGCAGCTGGACAAGCCGAAGCTCTTTGCCCCATCATGGTACAA GAGGTATATTACCTACATGAAAGAGGCTCCAAGATTGCTTGGTTTTGCGCGGCTCAGGTCCTGGGTACAGCGTGCCTTACTGTTGCCAGTTCTTATCTTGCCGCCAATCTTGGTTGGCGCTGGTGGTATGGCATTTTTGGCATCATCAACGGTTTGTGCCTTGTGTCAGCTGCCATTATCGTTCCCGAGACTCGCTTCGCTCGATCAAAGGCTTCAATCA TCAGTCCTACTAATGGCAGCTCCAAGCCTGGGGAGAATGCTGCCGAGCATGCGACTGTTACGGCCAGTCGGCGTCCCCCAATCGACTACGAGAACTACCCTGCTCGGACTTTCGCTTACGATGTGGCCCTGTTCCACAACAAACCTCGCTGGCAAGACGCGATCGACTGCTGGAAGCAAATGATACAAGTGATTCTATTCCCCAACATCCTATGGCTTGTTCTCTGCAGCGGCGCGTTCTTGGGTATTTTCGTCATCTTTGGCGCCGTGTTTGCTGGCGTACTTCTTCAACCGCCGTACGAGTTCAAAGCCGAGTATTTAGGGTTTGTTTTTGCAGGACAGGTAGTCGTATCGATGGTTGTCGTCCCTGCCCAGGGGTATCTAAGCGACTACGTCGTGAAAACCTTGAGCAAGAGAAACAAGGGGGTCACAGAG CCTGAGTACCGACTGATACCTCTTATCCTGCCATTTGTGGTTGGTATAATCAGCACCGTCATCTTTGGACAAGCTTGCAAGCACCCTTACGACTGGCACTGGTCGGCCATCGTTGTCACATTCAACTCCGAATTCTTCGGATTTGTGGGCATAGTAGTGGCTTCCTTCACATTCGCTATTGACAGCTATCCCGCTCGCAGCGATGCTATTCTCGTAGTTCTCTGTTTCGCTCGCGGTGTCATCTCTTTTGGTCTTTCCTACGGGTCACTTGAGTTCATTGAAAGGGTCGGGTACGATGGCGCTTTCAATATTTGCGCCATCATTCTTGGCGTGCTTGGGATACTTGGTATTCCGGTGTATATCTTTGGCAAGAAAGTTCGACAAATCACTCAGCCGTGGGCTACGGGTAAGAGTCAGTAG
- a CDS encoding PepX-C domain-containing protein codes for MSKISSSAAVTMAPKVGDIEVAYTSSNPNFHHWWIDLEPSRRVLPKGWKRDPDRLALKESLIWEKDVEIPMRDGVKLRADVFRPARLDGQRLPALLPWSPYGKTGSGHHQTTEFTWLGVPKSSLSGLEKFEAPDPAEWCPRGYVIVQPDARGCYHSEGDIAIFGTQEGRDGYDTVEWIAKQDWCNESVALVGNSWLAMTQWLIAAERPPHLKAIAPWEGIGDFYRESICRGGIPNYKFWDLLMQEFNGKTRREDVVAMIEKYPLMNKYWEDKKPNLQNIDIPIGWKYSNSKDKWLRIHPTQEWFDIYTPEANDDLQRFLDHYLLGTENGWENTPKVRLSLLRYNAPPISFRAEDNYPPSRTQYQKFYLNASNGRLEEKAVAIDGSISYQSDSWQDDGAHFTVTFDRYTELCGFSKAKLFMSCLDADDMDVYVIIRKLDRDGKALLNHNIPFINQKPGTKLGDIPDENIYKYVGPSGRLRASKRETGEDPGLTEEMRARKDPTELWYPHYKSDKIPLGEVAELDIAIWPGGIVFEAGESLRFEIKGHDPILPEYPPLFQSLTNLNVGKHIVYTGPKYKSSLMLPLIK; via the exons ATGAG CAAAATCTCATCATCTGCAGCTGTTACCATGGCCCCCAAAGTCGGTGATATTGAAGTAGCCTACACGAGCTCCAACCCCAACTTCCATCATTGGTGGATCGACCTGGAGCCTTCTAGGCGCGTCTTACCTAAGGGATGGAAACGCGATCCAGATCGACTCGCATTGAAAGAAAGCCTGATCTGGGAAAAAGATGTCGAGATTCCAATGCGCGATGGGGTTAAACTGCGAGCCGACGTATTCCGACCAGCTCGGCTTGATGGCCAAAGGCTTCCAGCCCTGCTACCTTGGTCTCCTTACGGAAAAACCGGATCTG GCCACCATCAGACAACAGAGTTTACATGGTTAGGAGTTCCGAAAAGCTCCTTGAGTGGTTTGGAAAAGTTTGAAGCTCCCGACCCGGCAGAATGGTGCCCTAGGGGATATGTGATCGTTCAACCAGACGCCCGTGGTTGTTATCACTCAGAAGGTGACATTGCTATCTTTGGAACACAG GAAGGTCGAGACGGATATGATACCGTCGAGTGGATTGCTAAACAGGATTGGTGTAACGAATCAGTTGCGCTTGTCGGTAACTCTTGGCTAGCAATGACCCAATG GCTTATTGCTGCGGAACGCCCTCCTCATCTGAAAGCAATTGCTCCATGGGAGGGAATCGGAGACTTCTATCGTGAAAGCATCTGTCGAGGTGGTATTCCCAATTACAAGTTCTGGGACCTGCTTATGCAGGAGTTCAACGGCAAGACTCGGCGAGAAGATGTCGTTGCAATGATTGAGAAGTACCCTCTGATGAACAAATATTGGGAGGATAAAAAGCCAAACCTTCAAAACATCGACATCCCAAT AGGCTGGAAATACTCTAATTCAAAGGACAAGTG GCTGAGGATCCATCCAACCCAGGAGTGGTTCGACATTTACACGCCGGAAGCGAACGATGATCTACAGAGATTCCTTGATCATTATCTTCTCGGTACCGAAAATGGATGGGAAAATACGCCAAAGGTCAGACTATCACTTCTCAGATACAATGCTCCTCCGATATCGTTCCGGGCAGAGGACAACTACCCTCCAAGCCGTACCCAGTACCAGAAGTTCTACCTGAATGCCTCAAACGGAAGGTTAGAGGAGAAAGCTGTTGCGATTGACGGGTCAATCTCATATCAGTCAGATTCCTGGCAGGACGATGGTGCTCATTTTACAGTCACCTTTGACCGATACACCGAGCTTTGTGGATTCTCGAAAGCAAAGTTATTCATGTCATGCTTAGATGCAGATGACATGGATGTGTATGTGATTATCAGGAAACTTGACCGAGACGGAAAAGCCCTGCTTAACCACAACATTCCTTTTATTAACCAAAAGCCTGGGACTAAACTCGGTGACATCCCCGATGAAAACATTTATAAGTACGTGGGACCTAGCGGAAGACTTCGAGCATCAAAACGCGAGACTGGAGAAGACCCTGGCCTTACGGAGGAGATGCGAGCAAGAAAGGACCCGACAGAACTTTGGTACCCTCATTACAAATCCGACAAAATACCTCTAGGGGAGGTTGCTGAGCTCGATATCGCCATTTGGCCAGGTGGGATTGTTTTCGAGGCTGGTGAATCGTTGCGGTTTGAGATCAAAGGTCACGATCCTATTCTGCCTGAGTATCCTCCTCTGTTCCAAAGTCTCACAAATCTGAATGTTGGAAAGCATATTGTATATACAGGACCGAAGTACAAGAGCAGCTTGATGTTGCCGCTCATCAAGTAG